A genome region from bacterium includes the following:
- a CDS encoding TrkH family potassium uptake protein, with protein MTAVLSAARQARAVAKGAILQLVADRPWNVTSRVGFVVGLGLLFLVPGMLFATLVEWGSSTSSHEVALGLGALIALAAGVLLVTFTRLDEDLPPASVFAAVAWTWIGCSLFGALPLWFSGALGSFDNALFEAVSGMTATGSTVLSPIEGTGRGVLMWRQIMQWYGGMGMVVLAVTILPFLGVGGLSLITVEAPGPTSDRLAPRVSSTARRLWALYGGITVAIAAALMIAGLSLYDAVAHAFTTAGTGGFSPYDHSIGHFDSTAVEAVMMAGMLVGGVSFTLHWRAMSGNPRAYGRSSEFRTYFVAVVAAAVVMSLLNWADDLSDLPNSIRNGFFGAITLSTSGGFSNASNANPGGDFAAWTPGAQALLLPLMVMGGMTGSTAGGLKVLRAQVMAKYMRVGLLRVKHPQVVARVKLGQMAVSEPVLQRVAGLVALYALSALVATFVLAALGEDLITSSSGAISALSNMGPALGDAGPTSNYLVFSRPARGVLMALMLIGRLEFFAIFLVAVSAYERTRRLARVNLRR; from the coding sequence ATGACCGCGGTGTTGTCGGCGGCCCGACAGGCGAGGGCGGTGGCCAAAGGGGCGATCCTCCAACTGGTGGCAGACCGGCCCTGGAATGTGACCAGCAGAGTGGGGTTCGTGGTCGGGCTGGGCCTGTTGTTCCTGGTGCCGGGGATGCTCTTTGCCACCTTGGTGGAGTGGGGGTCGTCGACGTCGAGCCACGAGGTGGCCTTGGGCTTGGGGGCGTTGATCGCGTTGGCCGCGGGGGTTCTGTTGGTGACGTTCACCCGGCTGGATGAGGACTTGCCACCCGCGTCCGTGTTTGCCGCAGTGGCATGGACGTGGATCGGCTGCTCGCTTTTCGGAGCACTACCGCTGTGGTTCTCGGGCGCGTTGGGAAGCTTCGACAACGCGCTGTTCGAGGCGGTGTCCGGCATGACCGCCACCGGCTCCACTGTGCTCAGCCCTATCGAGGGGACGGGCCGGGGTGTACTCATGTGGCGCCAGATCATGCAGTGGTACGGCGGCATGGGCATGGTGGTGCTGGCGGTGACCATTCTGCCGTTCCTCGGCGTCGGCGGGCTGAGCCTCATCACTGTGGAGGCTCCTGGGCCTACCTCCGACCGACTGGCGCCTCGCGTGAGTTCCACCGCTCGGCGGCTGTGGGCGCTCTACGGCGGCATCACCGTGGCGATAGCGGCTGCCCTGATGATCGCCGGCCTCAGCCTGTATGACGCAGTGGCCCATGCCTTCACCACCGCCGGCACCGGCGGCTTCTCACCCTACGACCATTCCATTGGACACTTCGACAGCACGGCAGTGGAGGCGGTAATGATGGCCGGGATGCTGGTGGGCGGGGTGAGCTTCACCCTCCACTGGCGGGCCATGTCAGGCAATCCCCGGGCCTATGGGCGGTCGTCAGAGTTCCGCACATATTTCGTAGCGGTCGTGGCGGCGGCGGTGGTTATGTCACTGTTGAATTGGGCGGACGACCTGTCCGATTTGCCCAACAGCATTCGCAACGGGTTCTTTGGTGCCATCACCCTGAGCACTAGCGGTGGATTCTCCAATGCATCCAACGCCAATCCGGGAGGTGATTTCGCCGCTTGGACTCCGGGCGCGCAGGCCCTGCTGTTGCCGCTGATGGTCATGGGGGGCATGACGGGGAGCACTGCCGGCGGGCTGAAGGTACTGAGAGCCCAGGTGATGGCGAAGTACATGCGGGTAGGGCTATTGCGGGTTAAGCACCCTCAGGTGGTAGCCCGGGTGAAGCTGGGTCAAATGGCGGTGTCCGAACCGGTGCTTCAGCGGGTGGCAGGGCTGGTGGCCCTCTACGCGCTGTCGGCGCTGGTGGCCACCTTTGTGCTGGCCGCGCTGGGTGAAGACCTGATCACTTCCTCGTCTGGAGCCATCAGCGCGTTGAGCAACATGGGACCTGCTCTAGGCGACGCCGGGCCCACCTCCAACTATTTGGTGTTCAGTCGGCCAGCCCGAGGAGTGCTGATGGCGCTTATGCTCATCGGTCGCTTGGAGTTCTTTGCCATCTTCTTGGTGGCGGTGTCGGCCTACGAGCGAACCCGTCGGCTGGCCCGAGTCAATTTGCGACGCTGA
- the trkA gene encoding Trk system potassium transporter TrkA encodes QILSEEGNTVAVVEVDAKRLHDLAEDLDVLAVEGSGSHPHILREAGIRKADLLVAVTASDEVNLVACLLAKQHGVGRTIARIQSRNLWEKDARELREAMKADTIIDPDEETAHEIMDLLSYPGATDVTVMAEGEVFVVGAKLTPDAPWANRRLADIAEEYEPDWDFLVAVITRAGETRIPRADTTLEPGDLLRVVCKRRARDTLLPLLGLAPGTHRRVMLLGGGRTAEIVARRLSERHAEVVLIERNLERAQQLSEELDAVLVIHGDITDAELLESEDIGKFDAVIALTGKDDANILACLYAKSMGADETIAVLHNLALRTLLRDVGIDVALSPRTASANGVLRYVRGEVAQVATYLSGDFEIIEAEIKSGSAADGAVVNKLGLPKDVLLGAYVRDGKPQIGRGRSQLRSRDHIVVFARPDTIDEVKRFFG; translated from the coding sequence CCAGATTCTGAGCGAGGAGGGCAACACGGTGGCAGTGGTGGAGGTCGACGCCAAGAGGCTGCACGATTTGGCCGAAGACCTCGATGTGCTGGCGGTTGAGGGAAGCGGCTCCCACCCCCACATTCTGCGAGAGGCGGGAATCCGCAAGGCCGACCTATTGGTGGCGGTCACCGCCAGCGACGAGGTGAATCTGGTGGCCTGCTTGTTGGCCAAGCAGCACGGAGTGGGACGCACCATCGCCCGCATTCAATCGCGCAACTTGTGGGAGAAAGACGCCCGTGAACTGCGGGAGGCGATGAAGGCTGACACCATCATCGATCCCGACGAGGAGACCGCCCACGAGATCATGGATTTGCTGTCGTATCCAGGGGCTACTGACGTGACGGTGATGGCCGAGGGCGAGGTGTTCGTAGTGGGGGCCAAGCTCACCCCCGACGCTCCCTGGGCCAACCGGCGGCTGGCTGACATCGCTGAGGAGTACGAGCCCGATTGGGACTTCTTGGTGGCGGTGATCACCCGAGCGGGCGAAACCCGGATTCCCCGAGCCGATACCACCCTGGAGCCCGGCGACCTCCTGCGGGTGGTGTGCAAGCGGCGGGCCAGGGACACGCTGCTTCCGCTTCTGGGCCTAGCGCCGGGCACCCACCGCCGGGTGATGCTGCTGGGCGGAGGCCGGACAGCCGAGATCGTGGCCCGGCGACTGAGCGAGCGCCATGCCGAGGTGGTGCTCATTGAGCGGAACCTGGAGCGGGCCCAACAGTTGAGCGAGGAGCTCGACGCAGTGCTGGTGATCCACGGCGACATCACCGACGCCGAGCTGTTGGAATCCGAGGACATCGGCAAGTTCGACGCGGTGATCGCCCTCACCGGCAAGGACGATGCCAATATTCTGGCCTGCCTGTACGCCAAGTCGATGGGAGCGGACGAAACCATCGCCGTACTCCACAACCTGGCACTGCGCACGCTGCTGCGGGATGTGGGAATCGATGTGGCGTTGTCGCCCCGCACGGCCAGCGCCAACGGCGTGCTCCGCTATGTGCGGGGTGAGGTGGCCCAGGTGGCTACCTACTTGTCGGGCGATTTCGAGATCATCGAGGCCGAGATCAAGTCGGGGTCGGCGGCCGATGGTGCAGTGGTGAACAAGTTGGGCCTGCCCAAAGATGTGCTCCTAGGTGCCTACGTGCGTGACGGAAAACCACAGATCGGCCGGGGCCGCAGCCAGCTTCGCAGCAGAGACCACATTGTGGTCTTTGCCCGTCCCGACACCATTGACGAAGTGAAGCGCTTCTTCGGGTGA
- a CDS encoding M18 family aminopeptidase — MRSLLDFIDACPTPFHVVDRAAAVLRSSGFIEMNEAEEWADATGSRFVCRGGSLVAWRHRSHEQGFRIIGAHTDSPNLRVAPQPDTGHTGYRQLGVEVYGGVLLNSWLDRDLGVAGRVATSSGTRLFRIDRPVLRVPQLAIHLDREVNQDGLRLNPQTHLTPVWGLGVPTLGEFAQMAAEAAGLNADEVLAWDAMLHDLTPSTIAGIDEEFIHAPRIDNQVSCWAGLQALIDAPADSPPSVVLCLFDHEEVGSTSAQGAASTLLPTVLERIAGSRDALHPALARSLCVSADGAHATHPNYPERHEPDHHIAMGDGPVVKRNANQRYATDAVGEAAFAAACEKAGVGHQIYAHRGDMPCGSTIGPFAAAATGVTTVDVGVAQLSMHSAREMCGAQDPLDFALALSAFLSVAN, encoded by the coding sequence ATTCGAAGCCTGCTCGACTTTATCGACGCCTGTCCGACGCCGTTCCATGTGGTCGACCGGGCCGCCGCCGTCCTGCGGTCTTCCGGATTTATCGAAATGAACGAAGCTGAGGAATGGGCCGATGCCACCGGCAGCCGCTTCGTGTGCCGGGGCGGCAGCCTGGTGGCCTGGCGGCACCGGTCCCACGAACAGGGGTTTCGCATCATCGGCGCCCACACCGACAGCCCCAACCTGCGGGTAGCCCCCCAGCCCGACACCGGCCACACCGGTTACCGCCAACTCGGAGTGGAGGTGTACGGGGGTGTGCTGCTCAACAGCTGGCTTGACCGCGACCTCGGGGTGGCCGGCAGGGTGGCCACATCCTCAGGCACCCGGCTGTTCCGAATTGACCGACCGGTGCTGCGGGTACCGCAACTGGCCATTCACCTCGACCGTGAAGTCAATCAAGACGGGCTCCGACTCAACCCCCAGACTCATTTGACGCCGGTGTGGGGGTTGGGGGTGCCAACCCTCGGCGAGTTCGCTCAAATGGCCGCTGAAGCAGCCGGACTCAATGCCGATGAGGTTCTGGCCTGGGATGCCATGCTCCACGACCTCACACCCTCGACCATTGCCGGCATCGACGAAGAGTTCATCCATGCCCCCCGCATCGACAACCAAGTGTCGTGCTGGGCCGGGCTTCAGGCCCTGATCGACGCTCCGGCTGACTCGCCTCCCAGTGTGGTGCTGTGCCTGTTCGATCACGAGGAGGTGGGCAGCACCTCGGCCCAAGGAGCTGCGTCCACGCTGCTGCCTACCGTGCTGGAGCGGATCGCGGGCAGCCGCGATGCCCTGCATCCCGCATTGGCCCGTTCTCTGTGCGTGTCGGCCGACGGAGCCCACGCCACCCACCCCAACTATCCCGAACGCCACGAGCCCGACCACCACATCGCCATGGGTGACGGGCCGGTGGTCAAGCGCAATGCCAACCAGCGCTACGCCACTGACGCGGTGGGCGAGGCCGCGTTCGCCGCTGCCTGCGAGAAGGCTGGGGTGGGCCACCAAATCTATGCTCACCGCGGCGACATGCCGTGCGGCAGCACCATTGGTCCGTTCGCTGCTGCGGCAACCGGTGTCACCACCGTCGATGTCGGCGTGGCCCAGCTCTCTATGCACTCTGCCCGTGAGATGTGCGGCGCCCAGGATCCCCTCGACTTCGCGCTGGCCCTCAGCGCGTTTCTCAGCGTCGCAAATTGA